In the Maribacter sp. MJ134 genome, one interval contains:
- a CDS encoding glycogen/starch synthase, with translation MNGKKILFVSSELVPYLPENEVSLMSYEAPRMVNSNGGQIRIFMPRYGNINERRHQLHEVIRLSGMNLVINDMDMPLIIKVASIPRERIQVYFIDNEEYFKRKATFTDKEGNLFPDNDQRAIFFAKGVMETVKKLNWSPDIIHVHGWMASLLPLYLKKYYADEPLFADSKIVLSVYGKTFEGELDKDMLKKITFDGIPEEEIASLGSPTYNNLLKVAVDFSDAVILASEEIPEELNSHIANLQKPVLSYVPVQEFEEAYANFYNTEVLK, from the coding sequence ATGAATGGTAAAAAGATATTGTTTGTATCTTCTGAATTAGTTCCTTATCTACCGGAAAATGAGGTTTCTCTAATGTCTTACGAGGCTCCGAGAATGGTCAATAGTAATGGAGGGCAAATTAGAATCTTTATGCCTAGGTATGGTAATATTAATGAAAGAAGGCATCAACTGCACGAAGTTATTCGGTTATCGGGGATGAATCTTGTCATTAACGATATGGATATGCCATTGATTATTAAGGTGGCTTCTATACCAAGAGAACGCATACAGGTATATTTTATAGACAACGAGGAATATTTCAAAAGAAAGGCCACTTTTACAGATAAAGAAGGGAACTTATTTCCCGATAATGACCAAAGAGCCATATTCTTTGCAAAAGGAGTCATGGAAACGGTCAAAAAACTAAATTGGTCTCCGGACATTATTCATGTGCATGGTTGGATGGCGAGTCTATTACCACTATATCTCAAAAAGTACTACGCAGACGAACCTCTTTTTGCCGATAGTAAAATAGTACTTTCCGTGTATGGTAAAACCTTTGAAGGCGAGCTTGATAAGGATATGCTCAAAAAAATCACTTTTGATGGTATTCCCGAGGAAGAAATTGCTTCTTTGGGGTCGCCCACATATAATAATTTGTTAAAAGTAGCTGTAGATTTTTCAGATGCGGTTATTTTAGCCTCTGAAGAGATTCCAGAAGAATTGAATTCACATATTGCTAACCTCCAAAAACCAGTGTTGTCCTATGTTCCTGTTCAAGAATTTGAAGAAGCATATGCCAATTTTTATAACACGGAAGTTTTAAAATAA